The Nocardioides marmorisolisilvae genomic interval AGATGGTGCTGACCACGTCGCCGGCGAGCCAGGTCGTCAAGGCAGCGGCGCGAGCGTCGAGGGCGTCCCGGGCCGCGCGCGGCAACCGCTCGCAGGGCACCACCACGACCGTGCCGTCGGGGTCCTGTCGCCAGCCGCCGACGATCCGTCCGCCCCACCAGGCAGTGGGCCCGGCATTGCCGTTGCGGTCGAAGACCTTCCCGGCGTGGTCCCCGAGGTAGAAGTCCCGCTGCTTCCACCCCATCGTGGTCGGGTCCAATGCCGGCAACAACGCTGCCCACGGCTCGACAGGTGCGACCGGGTCGAGGTCCTCGGGCAGGACGTACGCCGGTCCGAGGGCCGTGCTCACTTCGACGGCACCGTTGTCGGCCAGGGCCCGACGCACGGCAGCCTTGGTGCCGCCCAGCCACCAGACGATGTCGGCCTCGGTGCCCGGGCCGAACCGATCCAGCCACGCCCGGACCAGTGCCGCGTAGCCGGCGGCCTCGGCCAGGGCCACCCGTGGAGCGCCGAGCCAGTCCTCGGCCAGGGTCCACCGCGGCCGGGAGAGCCGCCAGTCGCCGGCGTTCTCGCCGCGAACCACGTCGCCCCGGGCGGCCAGGGCGCTCAGCACCCGCGACGCGATCGGGAACTCCCCGCCGTAGCTCTTGCCCGGTGAGATCATCAGGCGCCGGTCCAGGCCCGGAACCCGGCCCCGCAGCTCAGCGGTGGTGGCGGGCCCGTCGGCCAGGACGACCCGGACCGCGTCGGTCGTGCGAGCCAGCCAGTCATCGCCGCGGGGGGCGATGCCGGCGGCCTCGACCTCCTTGGCGAGCCTGGTCTGCAGCCGGGTGGCCACGCGCGCTGCCGCACTCCCCCACACCGCGGGCAACAGCTCCCGCGGGAAGGCGAACACCGTGCGCCGCATCGCCAGCTGCTTGACCACGCTGCGGGCGTCGTACAGCGCGGCATCGACCTGCGCCCGGGTCGCACCGCTGCGCGCGAACGCGGCCAGGTGCACGTTGGCGGGCTCGGTGGCGTGCAGGCAGACGACCGCCTCGACCGCCCCTGTCACCGAGGCCACCGGGTCGGCCAGGCCCTGCCGGCGGGCGAGCCTCGCCCGACGCTCGTCGTCGTCGATGAGCCGCATGACGCCCATCCAACCCCACCGCACCGACAGGTCCCGCGGAGTGCTTGGATCGACCGGTGCACGAGGAACTGGACCCCGCGCGGGAGACCCGCTGGCAGCGGATCCTCGTCGTCGTCGGGATTGTCGTCCTCGCCGTCAACCTGCGTCCCGCAGCGGTCAGCGTCGGCCCCGTGCTCGACGAGCTCAGCCACGGGCTGCACATGTCGCCTATCGGTGCCGGCCTGCTCACCGCACTGCCGGTGCTGTCGTTCGCGACCGTCGGTGCGCTCGCCCCCCGGCTGGCCCGCTCCGTCGGCATCCATCGGCTGATCCTGCTGGCGCTGGTCTGCGTGACCGCCGGCCTCGCCCTCCGCGCCCAGGTCCACGGGGGAACCCTGTTCCTGGTGCTGTCCTTCCTCGGGCTATCCGGGATGGCCGCGGCCAACGTGCTGCTCCCGTCGCTGGTCAAGGCGCACTTCCCCGACCGGATCGGGCTGCTCACCGCGGTCTACTCGACTGCGCTCGCGATCGGGCTCACCGGGGCCTCGGTGCTGACGGTGCCGATCGCGACGTTCCACACCCACGACGTCGACTGGCGCCGAGGCATCTTCGTGTGGGCGATTCTCGCCGCCGCCGCGGCGATCCCCTGGCTCGGCCTGGTGCGCCACGACCGCGCACCCGCCGACGGAGGTCGACCGATCCGGCTGGCCGCGGTCGCACGAACCCGGCTCGGCTGGGTGATGGCGGTGTTCTTCGGCCTGCAGTCCTTGCAGGCCTACTCGGTCTTCGGCTGGGCCGCGCAGGTCTACCGGGACGCAGGCTTCTCCGCGACCACCGCGGGTCTGCTGCTGGGGGTGATCACCGGCATGAGCATCCCGCTGTCCTACCTGATCCCCAGTGTCGCCGCCCGGATGACGCACCAGAGCTCCATCGTGGTGCTGCTGATGGCCTGCTACCCGATCGGCTACCTGGGACTGATCCTCGCGCCACACGCGCTTGCCTGGCTGTGGGCGGTGGTGATCGGGATCGGGCTGTGCACCTTCCCGCTGATCCTCACCCTGATCGGCCTGCGCGCCCGCACGCCCGAGGGCGTTGCCGCGCTGTCCGGCTGGACCCAGTCGGTGGGCTACCTGATCGCCGTGGTCGGCCCGTTCGGGGTGGGTGCGCTGTACGACGCGACCGGCGGCTGGACGGTCCCCCTCCTGGTGCTGCTGGCCCTGTGCGTCCCGCAGTTCCTGGTCGGCATGCTGGCCGCCAGACCCGCCTACCTCGAGGACCAGCTCGCCTGACCTGGGTCGGTCAGACGACGCTCAGCGGGAGCAGCTGTCGTCCTGTCGGGCCGACCTGGATGTCGGTGCCCATCTCGGGGCAGACGCCGCAGTCGTAGCAGGGCGTCCAGCGGCAGTCCTCGACATCGGCCGACGTCGGGTCGAGGGCGTCCTCCCAGTCCTCCCACAGCCAGTCCTTGTCGAGGCCGGAGTCGAGGTGGTCCCAGGGCAGCACCTCGTCGTACCCGCGCTCCCTGGTGGTGAACCAGTCCACATCGACGCCCGTGCCTGCGAGCTCACGCTCGGCGCAGGAGAGCCATCGCTCGTAGGAGAAGTGCTCGCTCCAGCCGTCGAAGCGCCCGCCGTCGCGCCACACCGCCTCGATCACCCGCCCGACCCGGCGGTCCCCACGCGAGAGCAGCCCCTCCACGATGCCCGGCTTGCCGTCGTGGTAGCGGAAGCCGATCGCACGACCGAACCGCTTGTCGGCGCGGACCATCTCGCGCAGCTTGCGCAGCCGCTCGTCGGTGGTCTCGGCGTCGAGCTGGGACGCCCATTGGAAGGGCGTGTGCGGCTTCGGCACGAACCCGCCGATCGAGACCGTGCAGCGGATGTCGTTGCGCCCGGAGACCTCGCGCCCCTTGGCGATCACCTTCTTGGCCAGGTCGGCGATCTCCAGGACGTCCTCATCGGTCTCCGTCGGCAGCCCGCACATGAAGTAGAGCTTCACCTGCCGCCAGCCGTTCGAGTACGCCGCGGCGACGGTGCGGATCAGGTCCTCCTCGGTGACCATCTTGTTGATCACCTTGCGCATCCGCTCCGAGCCGCCCTCAGGGGCGAACGTCAGACCCGAGCGACGCCCGTTGCGGGAGAACTCGTTGGCGAGCGTGATGTTGAAGGCGTCCACGCGTGTGCTCGGTAGCGAAAGCGACACGTTGGAGCCCTCGTAGCGGTCGGCCAGACCCTTGGCGACGTCGGCGATCTCAGTGTGGTCCGCGCTGGACAGCGACAGCAGCCCGACCTCCTCGAAGCCGGACTTGCGGATGCCGTTCTCGACCATGTCGCCGATGGTGGTGATCGAGCGCTCGCGGACCGGCCGGGTGATCATCCCCGCCTGGCAGAACCGGCAGCCGCGGGTGCAGCCGCGGAAGATCTCCACGCTGAACCGCTCGTGCACGGTCTCGGCGAGGGGCACCAACGGGTTGCGCGGGAACGGCCACGAGTCCAGATCCATCAAGGTGTGCTTGCGCACCCGGGCGGGCACACCCGGCACGTTGGGTACGACAGCGGCGAGCGACCCGTCCTCGGCGTACCGGACGTCGTAGAAGCGGGGCACGTAGACCCCGCCGCTGACCGCGAGCCGCCGAAGCAGCTCGACGCGGCCCCCGGGGGAGCCTTCCAGCTTCCACTCCCGGACCACCTCGGCGATCGCCAGGACGATCTCCTCGCCGTCACCGAGCACCGCCGCATCGATGAAGTCCGCGATCGGCTCGGGGTTGAACGCGGCATGTCCGCCGGCAATCACGATGGGGTCGTCGTCGGTGCGGTCGACGGCGCGGAGCGGGATGCCTGCCAGGTCGAGGGCGGTCAGCAGGTTGGTGTAGCCGAGCTCGGTGGAGAACGAGATGCCGAACACGTCGAACGCCCGCACCGGACGGTGCCCATCGACGGTGAACTGCGCGATGCCGTGCTCCCGCATCGTCGCCTCCATGTCCGGCCACACCGCGTACGTGCGCTCGGCCAGGGCGTGCTCGGACTCGTTGAGCACCTCGTAGAGGATCTGGACGCCCTGGTTGGGCAGGCCGATCTCGTAGGCGTCGGGGTACATCAGCGCCCAGTGCACATCGACGGAGTCCCACTCCTTGTGCACGGAATTGAGCTCGCCGCCGACGTACTGGATCGGCTTGGAGACTCCTGGCAGAAGCGGCTCGAGGCGGGAGAAGAGCGACTCGGCAACCGTGGCGGACATGCGTCCCATCGTAGGCTCGCGGCCGGTCAGCAACGAATCCTCGGCACCGCGCCCGCTCAGCGCAGCAGCCGAGTGGAGCGCAGGTGGATGTTCTGTAACAGGCCGATCGCCATCAGCGAGGCGAACATCGACGACCCGCCGTAGGACACCAGCGGCAGCGGTACGCCGGTGACCGGCATGATGCCCAGGCACATGCCGATGTTCTGGAACGCCTGGAAGGCGAACCAGCAGGCGATCCCGGCCGCGGCCACCCGGCCGAACATGTCGTCAGCGCGCAGCGAGATCCGCAGCGCACGCCACAGGAGTACGGCGAACAGCGCGATCAGCACCCCGGCGCCGACCAGACCGAGCTCCTCCCCGGCGACGGTGAAGATGAAGTCGGTGTGCTGCTCGGGAACGAACCCGGAGCGGGTCTGCGAGCCGTGGAACAGCCCTTGTCCGAACAGGCCACCGTTGCCGATCGCGATCCGGGCCTGGGTGGTGTTGTACCCGGCGCCGCGCGGGTCGAGCCCCGGGTTGGTGAAGGCCATGAACCGGTCGATCTGGTAGTGCTTGAGCAGGCCCGCCCGCACGACCGCCGCCGCCGCGGCCACTCCCCCGACCAGCATGACGCCCAGCCATCGGCGCGAGACGCCGGCGACGGCCAGCACACCGAGCACGGTCGCGGTCAGCACCAGCATGGTGCCCAGGTCGGGCTGCAGCAGGATCAGGACGGCGGGCACCCCGGCGATCGCCAGCATCAGCAGGACCTCGGTGGTGCCCACGACTCCGCGCCGCGACGCCTCCGTGCGCTCCGCGACGACGAGCGCCATCCCGACCACCACCGCGAGCTTGGCGAACTCCGCCGGCTGCAGAGACATCCCGCCGAGCTCAAGCCACGAGCGGGACCCGTTGATCGTCGAGCCCATCACAAGCACGAGCAGCAGTCCCAGGATCGAGCCCACGTAGACCAGTGGCGCGAGGATCCGCACCCACCGGTGGTCCGTGGCGACCACCACGAGCGCCAGGATCAGCCCGATCGCGACGTTGACCAGCTGCTTCTTCAGGTACTCCGCCGGGTGGCCGCCGGTGAGCGCGGCCTGGTGCGAGGTGGCCGACCAGACGAGCAGCGACCCGATCACCAGGATCGCCGCCGTCACCAGGGCGAGCGGCCAGTCGATGCCCGCGGCACGGACGCGGGTGCGGACCAGGGGCAGCCGCATGGCGCCCGAGCGAGTGGTGGGGACGACGGTCACCGCCGACCTCCCTTCGTCGGCTCGGTGGCGGGCGGCAGGATCGAGCCGTCCTTGGCGAAGACGGGCAGCCGCGAGGGCAGCAGGGTTCCCGGGATGACGGAGGTGGAGGGCCGGACCTGCTCGCCGTGCACGCCGTACAACGCCTCCCAGATCTTGCGGACCGCGGGTCCCGAGGTGCCCGAGCCGGTGCCGGCCTGGGTGACCACCATGACCACGACGTAGTCCTTGGTGTACGTCGCGACGAGCGAGGTGGACTGCTTGCCCTGGACCTCGGCCGACCCGGTCTTGCCACGGACCTGCACCTTGTCGAGCGGGAAGCCGATGAACTTCCAGGCCAGGGTGCCGGTCTTCGGGGTACCGAGCAGCGCGTTGTCGACGTACCGGAAGGCGGATGCCTTCGACTTCACGTGACCCTGGACCTTCGGCCTGATGTTCTTGATGAGCCGCCCCGTCGGGGACACGATCGCCCGGCCCACACGCGGCTCGTAGAGCGTGCCACCGTTGCTGATCGCGGCATAGGCACGCGCCAGCTGCAGCGGGGTCACCATGGTGTCGCCCTGGCCGATCGCGAAGTTGACCGCGTCGCCCGCGCGGTACTCGTAGCCGTCGACGCAGAACTCGTGCGAGAACAGCCGCATGAACGCGCTGCCCTTGTTCTCCTTGTCCAGCTTGCAGTAGTAGCCCTTCATCGCCTTCCAGTAGGCGAGCTTCCACTTGCGGTCCGCGATCCGCCCCGAGGCCTCGCCCGGCAGGTCGATGTCGGTCTTCCGCCCGTAGCCGAACTCCTTGGCGATGTGCACCAGCGGGTCCTTCGCGTGCACGTTGCTCGGGTCCGAGCCGTACTTGCGCCAGAAGGACAGGCCGACGCGGTAGAAGAACGTGTCACAGGAGACCTGCAGCGCCTTGGCGAAGTCGATCATCCCGTAGGACTCGGACTCGTAGTTCTTGAACCAGCGGTTGCCGACCTGCAGCCCCGACGAGCAGTCCAGCCGACTCGACGGGCCGAAGCCGTTGTTGAACGCGCCGACGGTCATCTCCGGCTTCCAGGTCGAACCCGGCGCGTACTGGCCCTGGGTGGCCCGGAACAGCAGCGGGTTGTCGGCCTTGGGCGAGTAGAGCCGCTTGAGCTGCTTGCTCGAGATGCCGTCGACCCACACCGAGGGGTCGTACGTCGGCTGGCTCGCCATCGCGACGATCCTGCCGTTGCGCGCGTCCATCACGACCACGCTGCCGCTGTCGGCCTTGTAGTTCATGTGCGTGACCGGGTCGTAGGTGTGCCGAGCCGTCCTGATGGTCTGGGCGAGCTGATGCTCCACCACCGACTGCAGGTGCGCGTCGATCGAGGTGACCAGGGTGTCGCCAGGGGTCGCCTGCACCTCGCCACTGTCGCCGAGCACCCGGCCCATCGAGTCGACCGTGACCCGCTTGTACCCCGGCTTGCCGCGCAGGTACTTGTCATAGCTCTGCTCGACCCCGGCCCGGCCGACCACCGAGGCGCCGTTGACCGAGGTGTCGTGGTGCTTGCGGGCCTCGGCGAGCTCACCCTTGGTGATCGGGCTCAGGTAGCCGAGGAGGTGTGCGGCGTTCACGCCGTACGGCGCCGGATAGGCACGCACGCTCTGCTGCTGGGCGAGGACGCCCGGGTAGTCCTCGGACCGCTCGAGGATCCGCACCGCGTCGGCCTGCGCCACGTCGGTGGCGACCGGCACGGGCTGGTAGGGCGACCCGTTCCAGCACGAGCCCGCCGTTGCGCCGGGCTGGCCACACACCAGCGTCCGTGCCTTGACCTGTGAGTACTTCTCCCCCACCGCGCGCGCCACCCGGTGCAGCAGCTTCTTCTGGTCCACGGCATCGAGCTTGTCGAGCATCGTCCGGTCGACGCTGACCACCCAGCTGGGGCGGTTGGCGACCAGCGGTCGGCCCTGGTCGTCGACGATCAGCCCACGCGGCGGCTGGACCACCAGCTCGCGCACCGACTGCTGGACCGCCTGGGCCTGGTAGCCCTCGCCGCTGAGCACCTGGATGTACCAGAGCCGCGCGAAGAGGGTGACGAACAGCGAGACGACCAGGGCACGGACGACGAACAGGCGGAGCCGGCTCTTCTGCGTCGGCGACGGTCGGATCAGCACGGCGGCCATGTCAGTAGGCGACCCTCGCGGGTCGGAGCCGGCGCAGCAGCGCGGTCATCGGTGGCAGCAGCACTGCGGCGACCAGGACGTCCCACACAACGCCGATCACGATCACCTGCAGCATCTGCCCGGCGGCCAGCCCGTCGTCGCCGAGCACGACGCCGGACAGCGCGAAGATCGACGACGCGACGAACGAGCAGCCGGCCACCGCGAGCAGCGCCGCCGGGACCGAGTTGCGGGCGTCCAGCCGCACGCGGCCGGCGAGATATCCGGCGACGACCAGGGCCAGCGCCCAGCGCCCGGCGACGTGGTCGGCCGGTGGAGCGAGATCGAGGACCAGCCCCGCGACGAAGCCGAGCGTGGCGGCGTAGTGCGGTCCACGCACGAAGCCGGCCGCCACCACCAGCAACAGTGCGAGGTCGGGGACGACGCCATCGACGGAGACGTAGCGCAGCACCGCCACCTGCAGCACCACGGCGACCAACACCAGCACTACCACGGCGCCGTTGCGCAGCGAGTTCATCGCGCGGCCCCCTTGATCACGGCACGGTCGCCGTGGGTGCCGCGCGGGACCACCACGCCCACCACATCGAGTGAGCTGAAGTCGACGAAGGGCTCGACCTCGGCGTGGTTGGTCAGGTCACGGGGGTTGGAGTAGACCGAGGTGACCTTCCCGATCGGGATCCCCGCCACGTAGGGCACGCCGTGGTCCGACCCCCAGGTGACCACCACGTCGCCGTGCTGCGGCGTCACCGAGCTGTCGACCAGGTCCAGCTCCAGTCGGCCGTTGCCGTCGATGGACCCCTCCCCCCGCACGTTGCCGATCTCGAGGTTCGCGCCCAGGCGACCACCGACCACCGAGCTCTTGTCGGCGATGAGCAGCACGGTCGCCGTGGTGGAGGTCACCCTGATGACGCGGCCGACGAGCCCGTCGCCGTTGAGCACGGTCATGTCCGTGCGCACGCCCGAGCTGGTCCCCGCGTCGATGGTCACGGTGCGGTTGAACGACTGCGCAGGGCCGATCCCCACGACCCGCGCAGGCACCAGCGAGTATCCGGTGTCGCGGGCGGTCCGGCTCAGGCCGTCGTACTCGGCCAGCCGCCGACGGTCCAGCGGAGCGACCTCATCAGCGGTGCGCAGCCGGGAGTTCTCCGCGGTGAGCGAGGCGACCTGGTGCCGCAGCGACTGGTTGTCGCGGAGCGCCCCGGTCAGGTCGCTGAACGGGCGTACGGCGGCCGCGCTGACGGTCTCCACCGGGCCGATGACGTTGCCGACCACCGTACGCAGCGGCTCGATGGGCGAGTTGTCGCCGCCCTTCGCGTCCAGGGTGATCACGGTGAGCGAGGCGAGCACCAGCAGCACGATCAGTGAGTGCGAGCGGCGCGGCCGCGGGCCCGGTGCCCGCCGAGGGTCGAGGTCCACCATCGGCTCAGCGCCTCGGCTCGGAGACGAGCACCTGCTGGAGCGCCTCGAACTCCTCGACGCACTTGCCAGCCCCCATCGCCACCGAGCTGAGCGGGTCGTGCGCGACGTGCACCGGCATCCCGGTCTCGTGGCGCAGCCGCTCGTCGATGCCGTGCAGCAGTGCGCCGCCGCCGGTGAGCACGATGCCTCGGTCCATGATGTCCCCGGCCAGCTCCGGCGGAGTGTTGTCCAAGGTGGTGCGGACTGCGTCGACGATCGCGTGCAGCGGCTCCTCGAGCGCCTTGCGGATCTCGCTACTGGTGAGCGACACGGTGCGAGGAAGCCCCGAGACCATGTCGCGACCACGGATCTCCGCCTCCGGCTCGATCGCGGCCGGGAACGCCGAGCCCAGGGTCATCTTGACCTCTTCGGCGGTCCGGTCGCCGAGCATCAGCGCATGCTCCTTCTTGAGGTGCGCGATGATCGCCTGGTCGAGCGCGTCGCCCGCCGTACGCACCGAGAGCGTGGTGACCAGGCCGCCGAGCGAGATCACCGCCACCTCGGTGGTGCCGCCGCCGATGTCGACGATCATGTTCCCGGTGGCCTCGTGCACGGGCAGCCCCGCGCCGATCGCCGCCGCCATCGGCTCCTCGACGATGTAGACGCGTCGGGCGCCAGCGACGTAACCGGCCTCCTTGACGGCACGCTGCTCGACGGCGGTGATCCCGCTCGGCACGCAGATCACCAGCCGCGGCTTGGCGAAGTAGCGCCGTCGGTGCACCTGCTGGATGAAGTAGCGCAGCATCTGCTCGGTGGCGTCGAAGTCGGCGATCACGCCGTCCTTGAGCGGGCGGATCGCGGTGATCCCGTCGGGCGTGCGGCCGATCATCCGCTTGGCCTCGTGGCCGACCGCGAGGACCTCGCGGGTCTGGGTGTTCATCGCGACCACCGACGGCTCGTCGAGGAGCACGCCCTTGCCACGCAGGTAGACCAGGGTGTTGGCGGTGCCCAGGTCCACGGCCATGTCGCGGCCGATGAAGCCCGGAATGATGCCACGCTGCGCCATCAGTGCCTCGCTGCTACTTGGGGAAGTGCTTCCAAGCGTAGGAGCGAGGCACGCTCAGCCCCGGCAGGACACGCGGGCCCTAGGCGAGGTGGGGGAACCAGATGGCGATCTCCCGAGCGGCCGACTCGGTGCTGTCGGAGCCGTGCACGAGGTTCTCCCGGTTGGACAGCGAGAGGTCACCTCGGATTGTGCCCGGAGCCGCCTTCCGACCGTCGGTGGCACCGTTGATCGCCCGGACGACCTCGATCGCCTGGTCGCCCTCGAGCACCAGGCTGACGAGCGGGCCACTGGTGACGAAGTCCCGCAGCGGAGGGTAGAAGTCCCTCTGCACGTGCTCGGCGTAGTGCCGGTCGGCCAGCGTCGCGTCGATCTGACGGTGCTCCATCGCCACGATCGTCAGGCCCTTGGCCTCGAACCGGGACAACACCTCGCCGACGAGACCCCGGCGGACGGTGTCGGGCTTGAGCAGTACCAGGGTGCGCTCACTCATGGCCCGAAGAGTAGTCAGGCCCCGGCGCCGCGGCGGCACGGGCCTCCCACTCGGCCCGCTCACGCTCGATCTTGGCTCCGAGGAAGTACGCCGTCGCCCACAGCACCATGAAGACCACGCCGAGCACGATCATCGCGGTGATCACGGCCGACAGGGCGAGGGCGGCAACCTGGATGCCCCACCCCAGGACGTAGGCCCAGCGGAACCGGAGCAGACCCGCGACCAGCAGACACGCCACGAAGAGTCCGAGCCCGATCGCCAGCCCGGTGCTCGTCGCGATCGAGGTCAGCGAGACCAGCACGATCGTGCTCAGGCCGAGGACGATCGCTTCCAGCGACAGGATCGCGGAGCAGAGACGACGCTGCATCAGGCCGACTCCCCCGCGTCGTCGGGCTGCTGGCTGCGGCGTGGACGCAGCATGGCCCGGGCCTCCCCGACGGTGACCACCGACCCGGTGACCAGCACCCCGCCCGACCCGATCGCCTCACCGAAGACGCCGCCTGCCTCGGCGAGCGCCACCGCCTGGTCGATGGCGTCGGCGAGCGACGACGCCTCGGTCACTCGGTCCTCGCCGAAGATGCCCCGCGCGACCTCGGCCAGCGTGGCGGCCGGCAGCGTCCGGGCTGTGGAGTTCTGTGTGCACACGACGTGCGCCAGCACGGGCTCGAAGGCCGCGAGCACGCCCTCGTAGTCCTTGTCAGCCATCACCCCCATCACCCCCACGAGCGGGCTGAACGTGAAGGAGTCCTCGAGCGCGGCGACGGTGGCCGCGGCGCCGTGCGGGTTGTGGGCCGCGTCCAGCACGATCGTGGGTGACCGCCGGATCACCTCGAGCCGCCCCGGCGAGGTAACCGTGGCGAACGCCTCGTTGACCACCTCCTCGGCCAGCAGATCGGTGCCCCCGAGGAGAGACTCGACCGCCGCCAGGGCGAGCGCGGCGTTCTGGGCCTGGTGGGCGCCGTACAGCGGCAGGAAGACGTCCGGGTAGCTGCCCCGCACCCCATCGAGGGACAGCTGCTGGCCACCGACGGCGGGCACCCGGGTCCGCACGCCGAAGTCACGGCCCTCGACGAGCAAGGTGGCTCCGACCTCGACGACCCGCTCGGCGATGACGGCGGCGACCTCGTCGGTCTGCTCTGCGCTGACCACCACTGCGCCCGGCTTGATGATCCCGACCTTCTCCCGGGCGATCGCCACCGCGGTCTCGCCGAGGTACTTCTCGTGGTCGACCGCGATCGGGGTGAGTACGGCGACCTGCCCGTCGGCCACGTTGGTCGCGTCCCAGGCACCTCCCATCCCCACCTCGACCACGGCGACGTCGACGGGCGCGTCGGCGAAGGCGGCGTACGCCATCCCGACCACGGTCTCGAAGAACGACAGCGGGTGGTCGTGCTGGGCGTCGACGAGGTGGGTGTAGGCCGCGACGTCGTCGAAGGCACGCACGAACGCCTGCTCGTCCAGCGGCTCTCCGTCGACGACGATCCGCTCCCGCAGGGACTCCAGGTGGGGACTGGTGAACCTCCCGGTCCGCAGACCGAGGGCGATCAGCAACCCCTCGGTCATCCGAGCGGTCGAGGTCTTGCCGTTGGTCCCGGTCAGGTGGATCACCTGGTAGGAGTGCTGCGGGTCGCCGAGCAGGCCGGTGAAGTCACGGATCCGGTCGAGGGTGGGGTCCAGACGCGACTCAGGCCAGCGGGACAGCAGCGCCTCCTCGACCTCGGCCATCGTCTCGGCCAGGCGGGGCGCTGCCCCGGGCTCGTTGGAGTCGTCGGACGGGTTCTCCGGGCGGCCGCCGGCGGTCGCGGGTATCTCTGACATCGTCCGGGAAGTCTACGGTCCGGCCGTCACCGGGCACCCGCCGCGGTCGTTGCGCTAGCGTCCGGACATGCTGACCAGAACACGTTCTTGTTCGGAGCGCGGATGATGAGGACCACGGCTGCGGTGGTCGAGCGCCCGGGCGGGGA includes:
- a CDS encoding DUF4233 domain-containing protein, with amino-acid sequence MQRRLCSAILSLEAIVLGLSTIVLVSLTSIATSTGLAIGLGLFVACLLVAGLLRFRWAYVLGWGIQVAALALSAVITAMIVLGVVFMVLWATAYFLGAKIERERAEWEARAAAAPGPDYSSGHE
- a CDS encoding bifunctional folylpolyglutamate synthase/dihydrofolate synthase — protein: MSEIPATAGGRPENPSDDSNEPGAAPRLAETMAEVEEALLSRWPESRLDPTLDRIRDFTGLLGDPQHSYQVIHLTGTNGKTSTARMTEGLLIALGLRTGRFTSPHLESLRERIVVDGEPLDEQAFVRAFDDVAAYTHLVDAQHDHPLSFFETVVGMAYAAFADAPVDVAVVEVGMGGAWDATNVADGQVAVLTPIAVDHEKYLGETAVAIAREKVGIIKPGAVVVSAEQTDEVAAVIAERVVEVGATLLVEGRDFGVRTRVPAVGGQQLSLDGVRGSYPDVFLPLYGAHQAQNAALALAAVESLLGGTDLLAEEVVNEAFATVTSPGRLEVIRRSPTIVLDAAHNPHGAAATVAALEDSFTFSPLVGVMGVMADKDYEGVLAAFEPVLAHVVCTQNSTARTLPAATLAEVARGIFGEDRVTEASSLADAIDQAVALAEAGGVFGEAIGSGGVLVTGSVVTVGEARAMLRPRRSQQPDDAGESA
- the ndk gene encoding nucleoside-diphosphate kinase gives rise to the protein MSERTLVLLKPDTVRRGLVGEVLSRFEAKGLTIVAMEHRQIDATLADRHYAEHVQRDFYPPLRDFVTSGPLVSLVLEGDQAIEVVRAINGATDGRKAAPGTIRGDLSLSNRENLVHGSDSTESAAREIAIWFPHLA
- a CDS encoding rod shape-determining protein, whose product is MAQRGIIPGFIGRDMAVDLGTANTLVYLRGKGVLLDEPSVVAMNTQTREVLAVGHEAKRMIGRTPDGITAIRPLKDGVIADFDATEQMLRYFIQQVHRRRYFAKPRLVICVPSGITAVEQRAVKEAGYVAGARRVYIVEEPMAAAIGAGLPVHEATGNMIVDIGGGTTEVAVISLGGLVTTLSVRTAGDALDQAIIAHLKKEHALMLGDRTAEEVKMTLGSAFPAAIEPEAEIRGRDMVSGLPRTVSLTSSEIRKALEEPLHAIVDAVRTTLDNTPPELAGDIMDRGIVLTGGGALLHGIDERLRHETGMPVHVAHDPLSSVAMGAGKCVEEFEALQQVLVSEPRR